Proteins from a single region of Mumia flava:
- a CDS encoding type II secretion system F family protein — MSAALGGLAGALAALGLLRLVGVLRLRRRPSLLARVAPYVHDVSLGPRAGVPAPVGGAGWAVFGPLLERAAEVVERLVGGTASVRRRLQRLGAPADLEAFRISQVAWGAGAFAAASILLLAWGSLVGVQPLAAVLLCATAGVSGVLARDLALTRAVRRREERIVQEFPTLADLLALAVAAGEGPVSALERAGRSGTGAMSQELRTLVGQVRTGTPLNVALDDLAARTGVIPVARFAEALAVAVERGTPLVDVLHAQAADVRDAGRRALVESGARREVLMLVPVVFLVLPVTVIFAFYPGLVTITVGGP; from the coding sequence GTGAGCGCCGCGCTGGGCGGCCTCGCCGGCGCCCTCGCAGCGCTCGGTCTGCTGCGGCTCGTCGGCGTCCTCCGGCTACGCCGCCGCCCGTCGCTCCTGGCGCGGGTCGCGCCGTACGTCCACGACGTCTCGCTGGGTCCGCGTGCGGGCGTCCCGGCGCCGGTCGGCGGGGCCGGCTGGGCCGTCTTCGGACCGCTGCTCGAGCGGGCCGCCGAGGTCGTCGAGCGCCTCGTCGGGGGTACGGCCTCGGTCCGAAGACGTCTGCAGCGGCTCGGTGCGCCTGCGGACCTCGAGGCGTTCCGGATCAGCCAGGTCGCCTGGGGTGCCGGTGCGTTCGCCGCGGCGTCCATCCTCCTGCTGGCATGGGGCTCGCTCGTCGGTGTGCAGCCGCTCGCTGCGGTCCTCCTCTGTGCGACGGCGGGCGTCAGCGGCGTCCTCGCGCGCGATCTCGCGCTGACGCGCGCGGTCCGTCGTCGGGAGGAGCGCATCGTCCAGGAGTTCCCGACGCTCGCGGACCTGCTCGCGCTCGCCGTCGCCGCAGGGGAGGGACCGGTCTCTGCGCTCGAGCGCGCGGGCCGTTCCGGCACCGGCGCGATGTCCCAGGAGCTCCGCACGCTCGTCGGCCAGGTCCGGACCGGGACTCCGCTCAACGTGGCGCTCGACGACCTCGCCGCACGGACCGGCGTGATCCCGGTGGCACGGTTCGCCGAGGCTCTCGCCGTCGCGGTCGAGCGTGGTACGCCGCTCGTCGACGTCCTTCACGCGCAGGCGGCCGACGTACGCGATGCGGGGAGGCGAGCACTGGTCGAGTCCGGCGCCCGTCGGGAGGTGCTGATGCTCGTCCCGGTCGTCTTCCTCGTCCTCCCCGTGACCGTGATCTTCGCCTTCTATCCCGGCCTCGTGACCATCACGGTCGGCGGACCGTGA